The following proteins come from a genomic window of Lolium rigidum isolate FL_2022 chromosome 5, APGP_CSIRO_Lrig_0.1, whole genome shotgun sequence:
- the LOC124657574 gene encoding uncharacterized protein LOC124657574, whose translation MGYTYTPTYYSGLQDTIASVCKSIFTRPGRRLTADQAAARRHADALKWQQDSFHRILHLSALHREGIVPAADVQAFRASVLATLAATPSPQNPDHPPILRDKLLFLQELLRAKCISPAEFNAAKRPLAQRLAALGVAVDCPDADAAQGRSSAEEWAEIDLRDPPAPPAGSDSKQPKHKAFVSPWKSRGGGKKDQDPSSRPPLAPVDQNHHASVLMAEISPAEASGKPEKGKRRHLTAMFGGENKEPAADGAEEEKGSVKGKKKSSWGFDGLKKWKKAGGGGCVNEDAVAAGECAPPRSSYSECRLEASPAPDAKRAKKKKLQAGDVSASDLANDKVLAEETKKELSRIQAELSSTNRNINFSDQQIETISTKLPMDKSDLDTFFPKAWCEQHGDGVIDAAKKEFKGHVEEIEKQREVDSFNPRAFSAFEEDSFNPRAFSQPQSAAKGKKVQESLESTEHFTNPFYDEKNPFLNQSYNN comes from the exons ATGGGGTACACGTACACGCCGACGTACTACTCGGGCCTGCAGGACACCATCGCATCCGTGTGCAAGTCCATCTTCACCAGGCCCGGCCGCCGCCTCACCGCCGACCAGGCCGCGGCACGCCGCCACGCCGACGCGCTCAAGTGGCAGCAGGACTCCTTCCACCGCATCCTCCACCTCTCCGCCCTCCACCGCGAGGGCATCGTCCCGGCCGCCGACGTCCAAGCCTTCCGCGCCTCCGTCCTCGCCACCCTCGCCGCCACGCCATCCCCGCAGAACCCGGACCACCCGCCCATCCTCCGCGACAAGCTCCTCTTCCTCCAG GAGCTGCTGCGCGCCAAGTGCATCTCTCCGGCCGAGTTCAACGCTGCCAAGAGGCCCCTCGCGCAGCGCCTCGCCGCGCTCGGGGTCGCCGTCGACTGCCCCGACGCGGACGCCGCGCAAGGCCGCTCGTCCGCGGAGGAGTGGGCGGAGATCGACCTCCGCGacccgccggcgccgcccgctGGTTCCGACAGCAAGCAGCCCAAGCACAAGGCCTTCGTCTCGCCGTGGAAGAGCCGGGGAGGCGGCAAGAAGGACCAGGACCCGTCGTCGCGGCCGCCCCTGGCGCCGGTGGACCAGAACCACCACGCGTCGGTCCTCATGGCCGAGATCTCGCCGGCGGAGGCCTCCGGGAAGCCcgagaaggggaagaggaggcaccTGACGGCTATGTTCGGCGGCGAGAACAAGGAGCCCGCCGCGGACGGCgccgaggaggagaaggggagcgtGAAGGGCAAGAAGAAGAGTTCTTGGGGGTTCGATGGGCTCAAGAAGTGGAAgaaggcaggcggcggcggctgcgtcaatgaggatgccgtcgccgccggcgagtgcGCCCCGCCGCGGTCTTCGTACAGCGAGTGCCGGCTTGAGGCGAGCCCCGCCCCGGATGCCAAGAGGGCCAAGAAGAAGAAGCTTCAGGCCGGCGATGTCTCTGCTTCCGATTTGGCCAATGACAAG GTTTTGGCGGAGGAAACAAAGAAGGAGCTCTCAAGGATTCAGGCCGAGCTATCATCCACCAATCGGAACATTAACTTCTC GGATCAGCAGATTGAGACCATCTCAACAAAGCTCCCAATGGACAAGTCCGACCTCGACACATTCTTCCCAAA GGCATGGTGCGAGCAGCACGGGGATGGTGTGATCGACGCCGCGAAGAAGGAATTCAAGGGGCACGTTGAGGAGATTGAGAAGCAAAGGGAGGTAGACAGCTTCAACCCCAGGGCCTTCTCCGCTTTCGAGGAGGACAGCTTCAACCCCAGGGCCTTCTCCCAGCCCCAGTCAGCTGCCAAGGGGAAGAAGGTTCAGGAGAGCCTTGAGAGCACCGAACATTTCACCAACCCTTTCTATGACGAGAAGAACCCATTCTTGAACCAAAGTTACAACAACTGA